In a genomic window of Vigna angularis cultivar LongXiaoDou No.4 chromosome 6, ASM1680809v1, whole genome shotgun sequence:
- the LOC128197376 gene encoding uncharacterized protein LOC128197376 has translation MAGLGTPSLSATPTITSAKLSWKNYLSWSSSVELWFLGQGHHDHLEQDVSTVPEEEKSQWQKLDFQLCVVLWQSVEPEVLEILRPYKTCSSFWRKAQDIFANDVQRLFDATQRVTSLKQNNHDRVTYIGTARAAVEELKNFFVADSLEGLNKKLDKFYMVLILRGLHSDFGHVRDQMLAGDQVPSMDSLVTRLLRVPSLVKDESSIGGIETSAMVAPQGRGGGRGNRGGRGGRGMPPQCTYCKRIGHTREKCYALHGYPDKGVHVLKSNEPKISNEEYQEFLKYKSGKSSNPDQSSSMSSASTAGMSQSVEGHNPWILDSGASDHISGTWYGSPDWRRT, from the exons ATGGCTGGTCTTGGAACACCGTCTCTCTCTGCCACTCCAACCATTACTTCTGCAAAACTCAGTTGGAAAAACTATCTATCTTGGTCTTCTTCTGTGGAgttatggtttcttggtcaaggacaccatgACCATCTTGAACAAGATGTTTCCACCGTTCCTGAAGAAGAAAAATCTCAATGGCAGAAACTTGATTTCCAACTATGTGTTGTCCTATGGCAATCTGTTGAACCAGAAGTCTTAGAAATTTTAAGACCTTACAAAACGTGTTCCTCCTTTTGGAGAAAAGCTCAAGATATCTTTGCTAACGATGTACAACGCCTCTTTGATGCAACTCAAAGAGTGACTTCTCTCAAACAGAACAATCATGATAGGGTTACTTACATAGGAACGGCCCGTGCTGCTGTAGAAgaattgaagaatttctttgtgGCTGATTCTTTAGAAGGCCTAAACAAGAAGCTTGATAAGTTTTACATGGTCTTAATTTTAAGAGGTCTACATTCAGATTTTGGTCATGTTCGTGATCAAATGTTGGCTGGTGATCAAGTTCCATCAATGGACAGCTTAGTTACTCGACTTCTTCGAGTACCTTCATTAGTTAAAGATGAAAGTTCAATTGGTGGTATTGAAACATCAGCCATGGTAGCaccacaaggaagaggaggaggcagaGGCAACCGAGGAGGACGTGGTGGCCGTGGTATGCCTCCTCAGTGCACATATTGTAAGAGGATAGGCCATACTCGAGAGAAATGTTATGCCTTACATGGATATCCAGACAAGGGTGTTCATGTTTTGAAATCTAATGAACCCAAAATTTCGAATGAAGAATATCAAGAATTTTTGAAGTATAAATCTGGAAAATCTTCTAATCCTGACCAATCCTCTTCCATGTCCAGTGCGTCAACTGCCGGTATGTCTCAATCTGTGGAAGGTCACAATCCATGGATCCTTGACTCAGGTGCCTCTGACCATATCTCTG gaacatggtacgggtcgcctgattggagaaggacatga